One genomic region from Microcystis panniformis FACHB-1757 encodes:
- a CDS encoding molecular chaperone DnaJ, with protein sequence MTRSKKPKSPNSSDSPTSPSLALSSLHFRLQALEEEHQWLLKQIGRKRNELKKFLDQMRSLATEIFQRGQPLYQKLSDLDREIHALFDEILTARKMGQQTKKRILGIYETLQLTGVISPKFDDGDEELDELFGDEEPEGASEQSAQDFFSGEDSYGRHDDGTELSPESSPKSPESRQIRRTFLRMAEIFHPDKVTDPETRMRHNEIMKEVNRAYKEGDIAKLLEIERQYQMGDSFAVEGSSESDLQRQCERVETNNELLKKQYENLKRELRSVRNTPEGEMVRASRACEKDGIDPIEQMLEEMKLQVQSTEKIYNFVRDFRDKKITVKEFLRGPVRMGRSPEEMEDILDQLLQQLRTISR encoded by the coding sequence ATGACCAGATCTAAAAAGCCGAAATCACCGAACTCCTCTGATTCGCCTACCTCTCCTTCCTTGGCTCTGTCTTCCCTACATTTTCGTCTCCAAGCTTTAGAGGAGGAGCATCAGTGGCTCCTTAAGCAGATTGGCAGAAAACGCAACGAACTGAAGAAATTCCTCGACCAGATGCGTTCCCTGGCCACGGAGATTTTCCAGAGAGGGCAACCCCTCTATCAAAAACTTAGCGACCTCGACCGCGAAATACACGCCCTTTTTGACGAAATCCTCACTGCTAGAAAAATGGGGCAGCAGACAAAAAAAAGGATTCTCGGAATTTACGAGACACTTCAGTTAACGGGGGTGATTAGCCCAAAATTTGACGATGGAGATGAAGAACTTGACGAACTTTTCGGAGACGAAGAACCAGAAGGAGCATCGGAGCAATCCGCGCAGGATTTCTTCTCTGGGGAAGACTCCTATGGCCGTCACGATGATGGAACAGAGCTATCACCTGAAAGCTCGCCTAAATCTCCTGAATCTAGACAAATACGCCGCACTTTCCTGAGAATGGCCGAGATTTTTCACCCCGACAAGGTTACGGATCCCGAAACTCGGATGCGTCACAATGAGATCATGAAGGAGGTCAACCGTGCCTATAAGGAGGGAGATATTGCTAAACTGCTCGAAATCGAACGACAGTATCAAATGGGGGACTCTTTCGCGGTTGAAGGCTCATCGGAAAGCGACCTCCAACGACAGTGCGAGAGGGTTGAAACCAATAACGAACTACTTAAAAAGCAATACGAGAACCTGAAAAGAGAACTGCGCTCGGTGCGAAATACCCCGGAAGGCGAGATGGTGAGGGCCAGTCGCGCTTGTGAGAAGGATGGCATCGACCCGATTGAGCAAATGCTAGAGGAGATGAAATTACAAGTTCAATCCACCGAAAAAATCTATAATTTTGTCCGTGACTTCCGCGATAAAAAGATAACGGTTAAAGAGTTTCTGCGCGGACCGGTCAGGATGGGCAGAAGCCCGGAAGAGATGGAAGACATTCTTGATCAACTTCTGCAGCAACTTCGCACAATCAGCCGTTAA
- the ntrB gene encoding nitrate ABC transporter permease — translation MATSVSRTSKGGFNFSKFWKKHSGDILPPIVGILFFLILWQLMSMVGLIKLPPPSDIITNERTRTYLMYPFFDRGGIDKGLFWQTLESLKRVLIGYSFAAVVGIGVGIMVGVNPFLNKALDPLFQFLRTVPPLAWVPLSLAALQQNQPAALFVIFITAVWPILINTTVGVQQIPQDYINVKQVLQLSNQKFFFKILIPSALPYIFTGLRIAIGLAWLAIIAAEIVMSGIVGIGFFIWDAYQNNYISDIILALFYIGGVGLLLDRFMAWLQNQIVRQ, via the coding sequence ATGGCAACTAGCGTCAGCAGAACAAGCAAGGGTGGTTTCAACTTTAGTAAATTCTGGAAAAAGCATTCTGGGGATATTCTTCCTCCGATTGTGGGTATTTTATTTTTCCTGATTTTATGGCAGTTAATGTCTATGGTGGGATTAATTAAATTACCGCCGCCATCGGACATTATTACTAATGAGCGTACCCGCACCTATTTAATGTATCCTTTCTTTGATCGTGGAGGTATTGATAAGGGACTATTCTGGCAAACTCTCGAAAGTCTAAAACGGGTATTAATCGGTTATTCTTTTGCCGCAGTGGTGGGTATTGGAGTTGGAATTATGGTTGGGGTTAATCCCTTCTTAAATAAGGCACTCGATCCCCTTTTTCAATTCCTGAGAACAGTTCCTCCTCTTGCTTGGGTTCCCCTATCTTTGGCCGCTTTACAACAAAACCAACCTGCTGCTTTATTCGTTATTTTTATCACCGCAGTTTGGCCAATTTTGATTAATACCACTGTCGGTGTCCAACAAATTCCCCAAGACTATATCAACGTTAAACAAGTCTTGCAATTGTCCAACCAAAAATTCTTTTTCAAGATATTAATTCCCTCGGCACTTCCCTACATCTTCACTGGTTTGAGAATTGCGATCGGTTTAGCTTGGTTAGCGATTATTGCGGCAGAAATCGTTATGTCGGGTATTGTCGGTATCGGTTTCTTTATCTGGGATGCCTACCAAAATAACTACATCAGTGATATTATTCTCGCTCTGTTTTATATCGGTGGTGTGGGTTTATTACTCGATCGCTTTATGGCTTGGTTACAAAATCAAATCGTTCGTCAATAG
- a CDS encoding nitrate ABC transporter ATP-binding protein (This model describes the ATP binding subunits of ATP-binding cassette (ABC) transporters for nitrate transport, or for bicarbonate transport, in bacteria and archaea.): MYTTTDTVNRATQAPSKEAFVTIEGVSKVYPTARGPYTVLKDVNLSINEGEFICVIGHSGCGKSTLLNMVSGFSSPTDGIVKVNGKKITKPGPDRMVVFQNYALLPWLSVFENVYLAVDAVSPNAPEAQKRSIVREHLAMVGLTEAMDKTPPQISGGMKQRVSIARALSIRPEVLILDEPFGALDAITKEELQEELLKIWQDKRCTVLMITHDIDEALFLADKLVMMTNGPEAKIGEVMNIHFPRPRDRERIMEDPEYYRLRNYALDFLYNRFAHDDVS; the protein is encoded by the coding sequence ATGTACACCACCACTGACACAGTTAACCGGGCAACCCAGGCCCCCAGTAAAGAAGCTTTTGTGACCATTGAAGGAGTTTCTAAGGTTTATCCCACTGCTAGAGGCCCCTACACCGTCCTTAAGGATGTTAATCTCAGCATCAATGAAGGTGAATTTATCTGTGTGATCGGTCACTCCGGTTGCGGTAAATCGACCCTATTAAATATGGTGTCGGGTTTTTCTTCTCCCACCGATGGCATCGTTAAAGTTAACGGTAAGAAAATTACTAAACCCGGGCCCGATCGCATGGTAGTGTTTCAAAACTATGCTTTGTTGCCTTGGTTAAGCGTTTTTGAAAATGTCTATCTTGCGGTAGATGCGGTGTCTCCCAATGCTCCAGAAGCGCAAAAACGCTCGATCGTGCGGGAACATTTAGCTATGGTGGGTTTAACCGAAGCTATGGACAAAACCCCTCCCCAAATCTCCGGGGGGATGAAACAACGGGTTTCGATCGCCCGGGCCCTTTCTATCCGTCCGGAAGTATTAATTCTTGATGAACCTTTTGGTGCGTTGGATGCGATTACTAAAGAGGAATTACAGGAAGAATTGCTGAAAATCTGGCAAGATAAACGCTGTACGGTGTTGATGATTACCCACGATATCGATGAGGCTCTTTTCCTCGCTGATAAGCTGGTAATGATGACCAATGGACCAGAAGCGAAAATCGGCGAAGTGATGAATATTCATTTCCCCCGTCCCCGCGATCGGGAAAGAATTATGGAGGATCCGGAATATTATCGTCTGCGTAACTATGCCCTCGACTTCCTCTATAATCGTTTCGCTCACGATGATGTCAGCTAA
- a CDS encoding ABC transporter ATP-binding/substrate-binding protein (This model describes the ATP binding subunits of ATP-binding cassette (ABC) transporters for nitrate transport, or for bicarbonate transport, in bacteria and archaea.) — MSLFVAVDNIDKVFPLSSGGEYVALKGIDLQIKKGEFISLIGHSGCGKSTLLNMIAGLDLPTEGVVTLQGQSIKKPGPDRMVVFQNYSLLPWLTVKENITLAVDQVLAQLSEDERKAEVEKYIDLVNLRHAVDKRPNELSGGMKQRVAIARALAIRPKVLLLDEPFGALDALTRGNLQEQLMQLCEEYEMTSVMVTHDVDEAVLLSDRIVMLTNGPGSKIGGILEVDIPRPRKRMEVVEHPSYYSLRSEIIYFLNQQKRIKKLRARKVEVIARHGLEKVNLEIGFVPLTACAPLAVAKEKGFFTKHGLDEVNLVRETSWRGVVDGIAGGFLDGAQMPSGMPTWLTVGGYQDQPLPIVSALTMTRNGNGVTLAKRFYDEGVIDGNALRQMLLESKEQRHIFGIVHPSSMHNLLLRYWLAAAGIDPDKDVHLETIPPAQMVADLKTGSIDGYCVGEPWNLRAAMEGIGYTVATDLEIWQGHPGKALGVREDWANKYPNTHVALVKALLEGCRYCAEEGNQEEIRQILASRQYLSTNIDYIQLGDPNSYACSIDQPMKEYAHHLFYGDGVNRPSRTEHLWMMTQMARWGHIPFPRNWVEILERVCRVGVFSTAARELGLGDIKYRRTPILLFDGIEFDAEDPIGYLNSLEIKQNVTMAEVAIDARPSASESRKIA, encoded by the coding sequence ATGAGTTTGTTTGTTGCTGTCGATAACATTGATAAAGTATTCCCCCTTAGTAGTGGCGGTGAATATGTGGCCTTAAAAGGGATCGATTTACAGATAAAAAAAGGGGAATTTATCTCCCTTATCGGTCACTCTGGTTGCGGAAAATCCACCCTCTTAAACATGATCGCTGGTTTAGATTTGCCCACGGAAGGAGTGGTTACTTTGCAAGGTCAAAGCATTAAAAAACCGGGGCCTGATCGCATGGTAGTCTTCCAAAACTATTCCCTTTTACCCTGGTTAACCGTCAAAGAAAATATCACTCTAGCCGTCGATCAAGTTCTCGCCCAACTATCAGAAGACGAAAGAAAAGCTGAAGTCGAAAAATATATCGATCTGGTCAATCTTCGTCATGCAGTGGATAAACGTCCCAACGAATTATCGGGGGGGATGAAACAACGGGTAGCGATCGCTCGCGCCCTAGCCATCCGTCCGAAAGTCCTACTTTTAGATGAACCCTTTGGGGCGTTAGATGCCCTGACTAGAGGTAATCTACAGGAACAGTTAATGCAGCTGTGCGAAGAATACGAAATGACCTCGGTAATGGTGACGCACGATGTGGATGAAGCGGTGCTATTATCCGATCGCATCGTCATGCTTACCAACGGTCCTGGCTCAAAAATTGGCGGTATTTTGGAAGTAGATATCCCCCGTCCCCGCAAACGCATGGAAGTGGTGGAACACCCCAGTTACTACAGTCTCCGGAGCGAAATTATCTATTTCCTCAACCAACAAAAACGGATCAAAAAACTACGCGCTCGCAAAGTCGAAGTTATTGCTCGTCACGGTTTAGAAAAAGTCAATCTAGAGATCGGTTTTGTTCCCCTCACCGCTTGCGCGCCCCTAGCAGTGGCCAAAGAAAAGGGATTCTTCACTAAACATGGTCTAGATGAGGTGAATTTAGTCCGGGAAACCAGTTGGCGAGGGGTTGTGGATGGGATCGCAGGGGGATTCCTCGACGGGGCGCAAATGCCTTCAGGAATGCCCACCTGGTTAACCGTCGGTGGTTATCAAGATCAACCTTTGCCGATTGTCAGCGCCCTGACTATGACTCGTAACGGTAACGGTGTCACCCTCGCTAAACGCTTCTATGACGAGGGGGTGATTGACGGTAACGCCTTAAGACAGATGCTATTGGAATCGAAGGAGCAGCGCCATATTTTTGGCATTGTTCACCCCTCCTCGATGCACAATTTGCTCCTACGTTACTGGTTAGCGGCAGCGGGAATTGACCCCGATAAAGACGTTCACCTCGAAACTATTCCCCCAGCCCAAATGGTAGCCGACCTGAAAACCGGTAGTATTGACGGTTACTGTGTGGGTGAACCCTGGAATCTCAGGGCTGCCATGGAGGGTATCGGTTACACTGTCGCTACCGACTTAGAAATTTGGCAGGGCCACCCGGGTAAGGCCCTGGGAGTCCGGGAAGATTGGGCCAATAAATACCCTAATACCCATGTCGCTTTAGTCAAAGCACTGCTGGAAGGTTGTCGCTACTGTGCCGAGGAAGGGAATCAGGAAGAAATTCGTCAAATCCTCGCCAGTCGTCAGTATCTTAGTACCAATATTGATTATATCCAACTGGGTGATCCCAACTCCTACGCGTGCAGTATTGATCAACCGATGAAAGAATATGCACACCATCTGTTCTATGGAGATGGGGTAAATCGTCCCAGTCGCACGGAACACCTCTGGATGATGACCCAAATGGCACGCTGGGGCCACATTCCTTTCCCCCGTAACTGGGTAGAAATTCTCGAACGCGTCTGTCGGGTGGGTGTCTTCAGTACCGCGGCCCGGGAATTGGGTCTAGGGGATATTAAATATCGTCGCACACCGATCCTTTTATTCGATGGTATCGAGTTTGATGCCGAGGATCCGATCGGTTATCTCAATAGTTTAGAGATCAAACAAAACGTCACCATGGCCGAAGTGGCTATTGATGCTCGTCCTAGTGCCAGTGAATCTCGCAAAATTGCCTAA
- a CDS encoding phosphate-starvation-inducible PsiE family protein: MLKQIRKLLINFGQQWRDENFMRSIHVIENLVSKVLSVALIVVIIVSLYDLVVILIQDLFTTEPVGFFSKTLIEIFGLFLNILIALELLENVTAYLRKHIVQVELVVVTALIAISRKIIIFDPNKYSKDDLIALTVGTLALAASYWLIRKVNRDNRS, translated from the coding sequence ATGCTCAAACAGATACGGAAACTACTTATCAATTTTGGTCAACAATGGCGCGATGAAAATTTCATGAGGTCGATTCATGTCATTGAAAACTTAGTTTCTAAGGTTTTATCCGTAGCCTTAATTGTTGTTATTATTGTTTCTCTTTATGATCTAGTAGTTATTCTAATCCAAGATTTATTTACTACGGAACCCGTCGGTTTTTTTAGCAAAACTTTAATTGAAATCTTCGGATTATTTCTCAATATTTTGATTGCCTTAGAGTTATTAGAAAACGTCACTGCTTACTTAAGAAAACACATCGTACAGGTTGAATTAGTCGTAGTTACGGCTTTAATTGCCATCTCTCGAAAAATTATTATTTTCGATCCCAACAAATACAGTAAAGATGATTTAATTGCCCTCACCGTGGGAACCTTAGCTTTAGCAGCAAGTTATTGGTTAATTAGAAAAGTTAATCGCGATAATCGTTCTTGA
- a CDS encoding AAA family ATPase produces MSFGEEFQLLLRARYPLIYITTLEEERLEKAIADIAKQSNNRAVYVWDFVDGYQDNPNNENLARRNPLQALEFVEKLPTNIAAIIILRDFQRFLEDIAIARKLRNLARSLKSQPKNLIIVAPELSIPSDLTEVITVVDFPLPSGEEIKQEIQRLIAATGQPVKEPLLDELVLSAQGLSLERIRRVLAKCLASHGKIEPEDVELILAEKRQSIRQTQILDFYPATEQISDIGGLDNLKDWLIRRGGAFSERARAYGLPNPRGLLLVGIQGTGKSLTAKAISHHWHLPLLRLDVGRLFGGLVGESESRTRQMINLAEALAPCVLWIDEIDKAFAGAEGKGDGGTTGRVFGTFITWLAEKQSPVFVVATANNIQSLPPEMLRKGRFDEIFFVGLPSQKSREEIFSVHLGKVRPHNLKSYDIKRLAYETPDFSGAEIEQTIVEAMHIGFSQNRDFSTDDVLEAASQIIPLARTAQEQIQFLQDWAKSGKARLASRDDRFNVNPNS; encoded by the coding sequence ATGAGCTTTGGTGAAGAATTTCAATTACTGCTGCGGGCCCGTTACCCTCTCATCTATATTACCACCCTAGAAGAAGAACGTCTCGAAAAAGCGATCGCCGATATTGCCAAACAGAGCAATAACCGTGCTGTCTATGTCTGGGATTTCGTGGATGGTTATCAAGATAATCCCAATAATGAGAACTTGGCTCGGCGTAATCCCCTCCAAGCTCTTGAATTCGTCGAAAAGCTGCCGACTAACATCGCTGCGATCATAATTTTACGCGATTTCCAGCGCTTTCTAGAAGATATTGCCATCGCCAGAAAATTGCGAAATCTGGCCCGTTCTCTGAAATCTCAGCCCAAAAACCTAATTATCGTCGCTCCCGAACTGTCCATCCCCTCGGATCTAACCGAAGTAATCACCGTCGTCGATTTTCCCCTCCCCAGTGGCGAAGAAATCAAACAGGAAATCCAGCGATTAATCGCTGCCACCGGACAACCCGTCAAAGAACCACTCCTGGATGAATTAGTGCTTTCTGCCCAAGGATTATCCCTAGAGAGAATTCGTCGGGTTTTAGCCAAATGTTTAGCCAGTCACGGCAAAATTGAGCCAGAGGACGTGGAATTAATTTTGGCAGAAAAACGCCAATCGATTCGTCAAACCCAGATATTGGACTTTTATCCCGCCACAGAGCAGATTTCTGACATCGGGGGACTAGATAATCTCAAAGATTGGCTGATTCGTCGCGGTGGTGCTTTTAGTGAACGCGCCCGCGCCTACGGTTTACCCAATCCCCGGGGTTTACTATTGGTGGGAATTCAAGGGACGGGTAAATCCCTGACAGCGAAAGCTATTTCCCATCATTGGCACTTACCGCTGCTGCGTCTAGACGTGGGGCGTTTATTTGGCGGATTGGTGGGAGAATCGGAATCGCGTACCCGTCAGATGATTAATCTCGCCGAAGCTTTAGCTCCCTGTGTGCTGTGGATAGACGAAATCGATAAAGCTTTCGCCGGAGCGGAGGGAAAAGGCGACGGGGGAACCACCGGGCGGGTTTTCGGGACTTTTATCACTTGGTTAGCCGAGAAACAATCGCCAGTTTTTGTCGTCGCTACAGCTAATAACATCCAATCTTTGCCCCCGGAAATGTTGCGAAAAGGACGCTTCGATGAGATATTTTTTGTCGGACTACCTAGCCAAAAGTCCCGCGAGGAGATTTTTAGCGTTCATTTAGGGAAAGTCCGGCCCCATAATCTGAAAAGTTATGATATAAAGCGACTAGCCTACGAAACTCCCGATTTTTCGGGGGCAGAAATCGAACAAACCATCGTGGAAGCGATGCACATCGGTTTTAGTCAAAATCGCGACTTTAGCACCGATGATGTGCTTGAGGCCGCTAGTCAGATTATACCCCTGGCTCGCACTGCTCAAGAACAAATCCAATTTCTACAGGATTGGGCTAAGTCCGGTAAAGCTCGTTTAGCCTCTCGCGATGATCGTTTTAATGTTAATCCTAACAGTTAA
- a CDS encoding CmpA/NrtA family ABC transporter substrate-binding protein, with protein sequence MSNFSRRKFLTTAAVSAAGAVVLKGCVGNPPDSTGGTSTTAPASPVASPVAVAPGEAPETTKIKLGYIPIVEAAPLIIAKEKGFFAKHGMPDVEVSKQANWGSARDNVEIGADAGGIDGGQWQMPMPYLISEGLITKNNVKVPMYVLAQLNTQGNGIAIAGKHEGKNIGLDLKPAKDYILAMKTTGTPFKAAYTFPKANQDFWIRYWLAAGGINPDTDINLIAVPAAQTVANMKTGTMDAFSTGDPWPARIVADNIGFMSALTAEIWPYHPEEYLAIRADWVDKNPKATKALLKGVMEAQQWLDQEANRAEAAAILAKPAYFNLKEEIIAGPLKGMQKMGDGKPEITDKNKGVFYWKDPAGSVSYPYKSHDLWFLTESVRWGFLPKETLTTASTLIDKVNREDLWKAAATELGVPAADIPTSTSRGVEKFFDGKTFDPANPQAYLDSLAIKK encoded by the coding sequence ATGTCAAATTTTTCGAGACGGAAATTTTTAACCACGGCGGCAGTTTCAGCGGCAGGGGCTGTTGTCCTCAAAGGTTGTGTGGGTAATCCCCCCGACAGTACGGGTGGAACCAGCACCACCGCGCCCGCTTCCCCGGTTGCTTCTCCCGTTGCGGTGGCTCCCGGAGAGGCCCCCGAAACCACCAAAATTAAATTAGGTTATATTCCTATCGTTGAGGCCGCACCTTTAATTATTGCCAAGGAAAAAGGCTTTTTTGCTAAACACGGGATGCCCGATGTGGAAGTCTCCAAACAAGCAAACTGGGGATCCGCTAGAGATAACGTCGAAATTGGGGCAGATGCGGGCGGAATTGACGGGGGACAGTGGCAAATGCCCATGCCTTACCTAATTTCCGAGGGACTAATCACCAAAAATAACGTTAAAGTCCCCATGTATGTGTTAGCGCAGTTAAACACCCAGGGTAACGGAATTGCGATCGCAGGTAAACACGAAGGCAAAAATATCGGTTTAGACCTAAAACCCGCCAAAGATTACATCCTCGCCATGAAAACGACGGGAACTCCCTTCAAAGCCGCCTATACTTTCCCGAAAGCTAATCAAGACTTCTGGATTCGTTACTGGTTAGCCGCCGGTGGTATTAACCCCGATACGGATATTAACCTAATTGCCGTACCCGCAGCCCAAACCGTGGCCAACATGAAAACGGGAACCATGGATGCGTTTAGTACCGGCGATCCTTGGCCAGCGAGAATTGTGGCTGATAATATCGGTTTTATGTCAGCTTTAACCGCAGAAATCTGGCCCTATCACCCAGAAGAATACCTCGCTATCCGCGCCGATTGGGTGGATAAAAACCCGAAAGCTACTAAGGCACTATTAAAAGGAGTTATGGAAGCGCAGCAATGGCTCGATCAAGAGGCAAATCGGGCAGAAGCGGCGGCAATTCTCGCTAAACCGGCTTATTTCAACCTCAAAGAAGAAATTATCGCCGGTCCCCTCAAAGGGATGCAGAAAATGGGTGACGGTAAACCGGAAATCACCGACAAAAATAAAGGGGTTTTCTACTGGAAAGATCCCGCCGGTAGCGTTTCCTATCCCTATAAGAGTCATGATCTCTGGTTTTTAACCGAAAGTGTTCGTTGGGGTTTCTTGCCGAAAGAAACTTTAACCACTGCCTCAACATTAATCGACAAAGTTAACCGCGAGGATCTTTGGAAAGCGGCAGCCACAGAGTTAGGGGTTCCCGCAGCTGATATTCCTACCAGTACCTCCCGCGGTGTGGAGAAATTCTTTGATGGCAAAACTTTTGACCCCGCTAATCCCCAAGCTTATCTCGATAGTTTGGCGATTAAAAAATAG
- a CDS encoding HNH endonuclease: MVIPKSLYHIVRQRARFRCEYCHYPELLSSAPLSIDHIQPFIQNARRQWIAGQLHPPKDDPRQEISET; the protein is encoded by the coding sequence ATGGTCATTCCTAAATCGCTCTACCATATTGTTCGACAACGCGCTAGGTTCCGGTGTGAATACTGTCACTATCCCGAACTCCTCAGTTCCGCCCCTCTTTCGATCGACCATATTCAACCCTTTATCCAGAATGCCCGACGGCAATGGATAGCGGGCCAACTCCATCCACCCAAGGATGACCCACGACAAGAAATTAGTGAGACTTAA
- a CDS encoding SH3 domain-containing protein, protein MKRLSGLLQFMVGFVMGVAILVGGATAVAYMLLSGMNSNPPKPVFTEEKKEETKEEKAAKPIPTTPVQEQPQAEVKESPTAAPAPKAAPKPSPEARKKETTSEGYQARVTWQSGLSLRSQPTSESTRLGGLDYNTKVSVVGTSSDGQWQRVRLSDGREGWIKAGNISRVQ, encoded by the coding sequence ATGAAGCGTTTATCTGGTTTATTGCAATTTATGGTCGGTTTTGTCATGGGAGTGGCGATTTTAGTCGGTGGGGCTACTGCTGTCGCCTATATGCTTCTCTCCGGTATGAATTCTAATCCTCCTAAACCCGTCTTTACCGAGGAGAAAAAAGAGGAAACTAAGGAGGAAAAAGCTGCTAAACCCATCCCTACTACTCCCGTCCAAGAACAACCCCAAGCTGAGGTGAAAGAGTCTCCCACAGCTGCACCAGCACCAAAAGCTGCCCCGAAACCCAGTCCCGAAGCAAGAAAAAAAGAAACCACATCCGAGGGTTATCAAGCGCGGGTGACATGGCAAAGCGGTTTAAGTCTGCGCTCTCAACCTACCAGTGAATCGACTCGTCTCGGCGGTCTCGACTACAATACTAAAGTCAGTGTGGTGGGAACTAGCAGCGATGGCCAATGGCAGCGCGTGCGTCTGTCCGATGGTCGCGAAGGTTGGATTAAAGCGGGTAATATTTCTAGAGTCCAGTAA